Proteins encoded in a region of the Paenibacillus sp. W2I17 genome:
- a CDS encoding ATP-dependent Clp protease ATP-binding subunit, whose amino-acid sequence MMFGRFTERAQKVLALAQEEAVRLGHNNIGTEHILLGLIREGEGIAAKALIGLGLGLEKIQDEVETLIGRGQEQPTNIAYTPRAKKVIELSMDEARKLGHTYVGTEHILLGLIREGEGVAARVLNNLGISLNKARQQVLQLLGSSEAVSSHNGTPANVSTPTLDSLARDLTAYARENNLDPVIGRSKEIERVIQVLSRRTKNNPVLIGEPGVGKTAIAEGLAQKIIANEIPETLRDKRVMTLDMGSVVAGTKYRGEFEDRLKKIMDEIRQAGNIVLFIDELHTLIGAGGAEGAIDASNILKPALARGELQCIGATTLDEYRKYIEKDAALERRFQPITVDQPSPEEAIQILHGLRDRYEAHHRVKITDEAIVQAVKLSDRYITDRFLPDKAIDLIDEAGSKVRLNSYTIPPNLKQLESRLEDIRKEKDAAVQSQEFEKAAALRDTEQKIREELDVTKNQWKEKQGRTDSEVTPEDIAQVVASWTGIPVNQLKEEETQRLMNLESILHERVIGQDEAVKSVSRAVRRARAGLKDPKRPMGSFIFLGPTGVGKTELARALAEAMFGDENAVIRIDMSEYGEKHSTSRLVGAPPGYVGYEEGGQLTEKVRRKPYSVVLLDEIEKAHPEVFNILLQVLEDGRLTDSKGRVVDFRNTLIILTSNVGAEAIKRNSTLGFTAVVDAGADYDNMKGKVMDELKKSFRPEFLNRIDEIIVFHSLEEKHIAEIVTLMSEELRKRLLEHEVDFELTDNAKSFLAKSGFDPAYGARPLRRAIQKHIEDKLSEELLTGNVTKGDSLLIDEENGALSVTKKDVVVPSNEEIETK is encoded by the coding sequence ATGATGTTTGGAAGATTTACGGAACGGGCCCAAAAGGTGCTCGCACTCGCGCAGGAAGAAGCTGTCCGTCTCGGTCATAATAACATCGGTACTGAGCATATTTTGCTCGGCCTCATTCGTGAAGGCGAAGGCATCGCAGCCAAAGCACTGATCGGCCTGGGACTCGGATTGGAAAAAATTCAGGATGAAGTAGAAACGCTGATTGGCCGTGGCCAAGAGCAACCTACCAACATTGCATATACGCCACGTGCGAAAAAAGTAATTGAACTGTCTATGGATGAAGCTCGTAAATTGGGCCACACCTATGTAGGCACAGAGCATATCCTGCTCGGATTGATTCGTGAAGGCGAGGGTGTTGCAGCACGTGTGCTCAATAACCTGGGTATTAGCCTGAACAAAGCACGTCAACAAGTGCTGCAATTGCTTGGCAGCAGTGAAGCTGTATCCAGTCATAATGGAACACCTGCCAATGTAAGCACACCAACGCTGGACAGTCTGGCACGTGACCTCACGGCTTATGCGAGAGAGAACAACCTGGACCCAGTCATTGGACGTAGTAAAGAAATTGAACGTGTCATTCAGGTGCTCAGCCGTCGTACGAAGAACAACCCGGTATTGATCGGTGAGCCAGGTGTAGGTAAAACAGCGATTGCTGAAGGCCTTGCACAAAAAATCATTGCAAATGAGATTCCGGAAACATTACGCGACAAACGTGTAATGACCCTGGATATGGGTTCTGTAGTCGCTGGAACCAAATATCGTGGTGAGTTTGAAGATCGTCTGAAAAAAATCATGGATGAGATTCGCCAAGCAGGTAACATTGTCTTGTTTATCGACGAATTGCATACCTTGATTGGCGCAGGCGGAGCTGAAGGTGCCATCGATGCTTCTAACATTTTGAAACCGGCTCTGGCCCGTGGAGAATTGCAATGTATCGGTGCGACAACACTGGATGAGTATCGTAAATACATCGAGAAGGATGCAGCGCTTGAGCGTCGTTTCCAACCGATTACTGTAGATCAGCCTTCTCCAGAAGAAGCGATTCAAATCTTGCACGGTTTGCGTGACCGTTATGAGGCGCATCACCGCGTGAAAATTACGGACGAAGCAATTGTGCAGGCGGTTAAACTGTCTGATCGTTACATTACAGACCGTTTCCTGCCAGACAAAGCGATTGACCTGATTGATGAAGCGGGCTCCAAAGTAAGATTGAACTCTTACACGATCCCACCAAACCTGAAACAACTGGAAAGCCGTCTGGAAGATATCCGTAAGGAAAAAGACGCTGCAGTTCAAAGTCAGGAGTTCGAAAAAGCAGCAGCTCTGCGTGATACGGAACAAAAAATCCGTGAAGAGCTTGATGTAACGAAGAACCAGTGGAAAGAGAAACAAGGTCGCACCGATTCCGAGGTTACTCCTGAGGATATCGCACAAGTGGTAGCCAGCTGGACAGGAATCCCTGTGAACCAACTGAAAGAAGAAGAGACACAGCGTCTGATGAATTTGGAGTCTATTCTACATGAACGTGTCATCGGTCAGGATGAGGCAGTGAAGTCTGTCAGCCGTGCGGTTCGTCGTGCTCGTGCAGGACTTAAAGATCCAAAACGTCCGATGGGTTCGTTCATTTTCCTCGGCCCTACAGGGGTAGGTAAAACAGAACTTGCTCGTGCTCTGGCTGAAGCGATGTTCGGCGATGAAAATGCAGTAATCCGGATTGATATGTCCGAGTATGGTGAGAAGCACTCGACTTCCCGACTTGTCGGAGCGCCTCCAGGATATGTTGGGTACGAAGAAGGTGGCCAGCTGACAGAGAAAGTTCGTCGCAAACCATATTCCGTAGTCCTGCTCGATGAAATCGAGAAAGCACATCCAGAAGTATTCAATATCTTGTTACAAGTGCTTGAGGATGGTCGACTGACGGATTCCAAAGGTCGCGTCGTTGACTTCCGCAATACGCTGATCATCTTGACATCCAACGTGGGTGCCGAAGCGATCAAACGTAACTCTACACTAGGCTTCACTGCAGTTGTAGATGCAGGAGCAGATTATGACAACATGAAGGGGAAAGTGATGGATGAGCTGAAGAAAAGCTTCCGTCCAGAGTTCCTTAACCGGATTGATGAAATTATCGTGTTCCACTCACTCGAAGAAAAACACATCGCTGAAATTGTTACGCTTATGAGTGAAGAACTTCGTAAACGACTGCTCGAACATGAGGTCGATTTCGAACTCACTGATAATGCCAAGTCGTTCCTTGCTAAGTCAGGCTTTGATCCAGCTTACGGTGCGCGTCCGCTTCGTCGGGCAATCCAGAAGCATATCGAGGACAAATTGTCCGAAGAGTTGCTCACAGGTAACGTAACCAAAGGGGATTCATTGCTCATCGACGAAGAGAACGGTGCACTGTCTGTTACGAAAAAAGACGTGGTCGTTCCGTCCAATGAGGAAATCGAAACTAAATAA
- the pssA gene encoding CDP-diacylglycerol--serine O-phosphatidyltransferase, with amino-acid sequence MLTRFIPNLFTLGNLFLGMMAILLAIDGNYSLAAIMVIVAMLLDGLDGRVARALNAQSEFGKELDSLSDMVSFGAAPALIIFMVSFQDSMPILAWIATAAFPICGAIRLARFNVRPGIPGYFTGLPIPAAGGVLATLSLFNKDIGPVSMMIATLLLSYLMVSSLKYPNFKKVGLPRKAIWIAPWVVLFAIAVAVIFPEQLSKLIFIPLVLYALYGMKHNVRTAASRSRAKKRKDEKSSRPSDR; translated from the coding sequence ATGCTAACCAGATTCATTCCGAATCTCTTTACCCTGGGTAATCTGTTTCTTGGAATGATGGCAATTTTGCTTGCGATTGATGGAAATTACAGTTTGGCTGCCATTATGGTCATTGTAGCGATGCTGCTGGATGGTCTGGATGGCCGAGTGGCACGTGCACTCAATGCCCAAAGCGAATTCGGCAAGGAACTTGATTCCTTGTCTGACATGGTTTCCTTTGGTGCAGCACCAGCCCTGATCATATTTATGGTGTCGTTTCAAGATTCGATGCCGATCCTCGCCTGGATCGCAACAGCGGCTTTTCCGATCTGTGGAGCCATTCGTCTTGCTCGGTTTAATGTTCGTCCGGGAATTCCCGGGTACTTCACAGGTCTGCCGATTCCCGCAGCCGGTGGGGTGCTGGCTACACTGTCCTTGTTCAATAAGGATATTGGCCCGGTTAGTATGATGATTGCTACGTTGCTGTTATCGTATCTGATGGTGAGTTCGCTTAAATATCCCAATTTCAAAAAGGTTGGTTTGCCACGCAAGGCAATCTGGATTGCACCATGGGTTGTGTTATTTGCCATAGCCGTAGCCGTTATTTTCCCGGAGCAGTTATCCAAATTGATCTTTATTCCGCTGGTGTTATACGCCCTCTATGGAATGAAGCATAATGTGCGAACGGCGGCCTCACGTAGTCGGGCGAAAAAGCGCAAGGATGAGAAATCTTCCCGTCCTTCCGATCGTTAA
- the ispD gene encoding 2-C-methyl-D-erythritol 4-phosphate cytidylyltransferase, producing MDKGWGVVIVAAGRGTRMGTAESKQFLLLQDKPVFIHTLEVFALLDEIREMVLVTGAADVERCQDWVKEYQLDSRVRVIPGGKERQHSVHKGLEALGTDWVLVHDGVRPFVNHEQIKGCMAAAMSGGGAAVLAVPVKDTIKQVNAEGVVTATPDRSSLWSIQTPQAFRLSSLLSAYESAEQDGFLGTDDAMLAERQGMSVKVVEGNYTNIKLTTPEDLQYAAFLLGGEKKR from the coding sequence ATGGATAAAGGGTGGGGCGTTGTCATTGTGGCAGCAGGTCGCGGAACCCGGATGGGGACGGCCGAGAGCAAACAGTTTCTGTTGCTGCAGGACAAGCCCGTTTTCATACATACGCTTGAGGTATTTGCTTTGCTGGACGAGATCCGCGAGATGGTGCTGGTCACAGGAGCCGCAGATGTTGAGCGCTGCCAGGATTGGGTAAAAGAATACCAATTGGATTCACGTGTCCGTGTTATCCCCGGAGGGAAAGAGAGACAACATTCTGTCCATAAAGGCCTTGAGGCACTTGGGACGGATTGGGTTCTCGTTCACGACGGGGTACGTCCTTTTGTGAACCATGAGCAGATCAAGGGATGCATGGCGGCCGCCATGTCCGGTGGTGGAGCAGCTGTACTGGCGGTTCCCGTGAAGGATACGATCAAACAAGTGAATGCGGAAGGAGTCGTTACGGCGACGCCAGACCGCAGCAGTCTGTGGAGCATTCAAACCCCGCAGGCTTTTCGTCTTTCTTCCCTGCTCTCCGCCTACGAATCAGCCGAGCAGGACGGATTTCTGGGGACAGATGATGCCATGCTGGCTGAACGTCAGGGAATGTCGGTCAAGGTTGTGGAAGGCAATTATACCAATATCAAATTAACAACGCCGGAAGATTTGCAATATGCTGCGTTTTTGCTGGGGGGAGAGAAGAAGCGATGA
- the gltX gene encoding glutamate--tRNA ligase — protein MSTDIRVRYAPSPTGHLHIGNARTALFNYLYAKHNNGKFIIRIEDTDVKRNIAGGEESQLKYLKWLGIEWDESIDVGGEYGPYRQTERLDLYRKYTQELLDKGLAYRCFCTEEELEQEREEQSARGETPRYSGKHRDLTPEQISAFEAEGRVASIRFRVPEERTYTFDDMVKGTISFNSKESGDFVIVKKDGIPTYNYAVAVDDHLMKISHVLRGEDHISNTPRQLMIYEALGWEPPQFGHMTLIVNENHKKLSKRDESVIQFIEQYDQLGYLPEAMFNFISLLGWSPEGEEEIFSQEQLISIFDTKRLSKSPAVFDTHKLAHLNNHYIKHADPERIAEMAIPHLQEAGRISSELSAEQKEWAYTLVHLYQEQMNSASDIVELSEVFFRSNLELESEGEAVLAEEQVPTVLKAFADKVQASEEFTPSKMAALIKEVQKETGFKGKQLFMPIRVALTGQTHGRDLNQTIVLLGRDTVIERLLAQVK, from the coding sequence ATGAGCACGGATATTCGTGTGCGTTACGCGCCGAGCCCAACGGGACACCTGCATATCGGGAATGCCCGTACGGCGTTGTTTAACTATTTATATGCCAAACATAATAACGGTAAATTCATTATTCGTATTGAAGATACGGACGTAAAACGGAATATTGCCGGTGGTGAAGAAAGCCAACTGAAATACCTGAAATGGCTCGGAATTGAGTGGGACGAAAGTATTGACGTGGGCGGAGAATACGGACCATACCGTCAAACGGAACGTCTGGACCTCTATCGTAAATATACGCAGGAGTTGCTGGATAAAGGTCTGGCTTACCGTTGCTTCTGCACGGAAGAAGAATTGGAGCAAGAGCGCGAGGAACAGTCAGCACGTGGAGAAACACCGCGTTATTCTGGCAAACACCGTGACCTGACTCCAGAGCAAATTAGTGCGTTTGAAGCGGAAGGCCGCGTAGCGAGTATTCGTTTCCGTGTGCCGGAAGAGCGCACATATACGTTTGATGATATGGTTAAAGGCACAATCTCGTTCAACAGCAAGGAATCCGGTGACTTCGTCATTGTGAAAAAAGACGGCATTCCCACATACAACTATGCCGTTGCTGTGGATGATCACTTGATGAAGATCTCCCACGTCTTGCGCGGGGAAGATCACATCTCGAACACGCCGCGTCAACTGATGATCTATGAAGCGCTTGGCTGGGAGCCGCCGCAATTCGGACATATGACGCTGATCGTGAATGAAAATCACAAGAAGCTGAGTAAACGGGATGAGTCCGTTATTCAGTTCATTGAGCAGTATGATCAGCTCGGCTATTTGCCTGAAGCGATGTTTAACTTCATTTCCTTACTCGGCTGGTCGCCGGAAGGGGAAGAAGAGATTTTCTCGCAAGAGCAGCTGATCTCCATTTTTGATACGAAACGTCTGTCCAAGAGCCCGGCGGTATTTGATACCCACAAGCTGGCTCACTTGAACAACCACTATATCAAACATGCTGACCCGGAACGTATTGCCGAAATGGCCATTCCGCATCTGCAAGAGGCTGGACGTATTTCTTCCGAGCTGTCTGCTGAACAAAAAGAATGGGCTTATACTCTGGTACACCTGTACCAGGAGCAGATGAATTCTGCCTCCGATATTGTCGAATTGTCGGAAGTATTCTTCCGTTCCAATCTGGAGCTTGAAAGTGAAGGAGAAGCAGTGCTTGCGGAGGAGCAGGTGCCAACCGTACTGAAGGCATTTGCGGATAAAGTACAGGCGAGCGAAGAGTTTACTCCAAGTAAAATGGCTGCATTGATCAAGGAAGTACAGAAAGAAACCGGCTTTAAGGGCAAACAGCTCTTTATGCCAATTCGTGTAGCCTTGACTGGACAGACGCATGGACGGGATCTGAACCAAACGATCGTACTTCTGGGTCGTGATACGGTGATCGAACGCCTGCTTGCACAAGTAAAATAA
- a CDS encoding PIN/TRAM domain-containing protein, producing MWKKGILTFTGLCGAWFGYTAYHLAGKSVPWMAEWIQSAGLLGAGISTLLGAVMFMAVCNIGGTLMADRLHSGIDSLAKVPMNELAAGAAGTVAGLLVALLLYPVVGWMGTAGEVLQVALTVISAYSGYTLAMAKKDDLGAFWMSGRWGHPEVDEDRRMEEHKILDTSVIIDGRIADICKTGFIEGTIVIPEFVLEELQHIADSSDLLKRNRGRRGLDILNKIQKELDVKVLIYEGDFEEISEVDSKLVKLAKVLQGKVVTNDFNLNKVCELQGVSVLNINDLANAVKPVVLPGEEIMVQIIKDGKEHGQGVAYLDDGTMIVVEGGREYIGMMMEVLVTSVLQTSAGRMIFAKPKLLEKAQ from the coding sequence ATGTGGAAAAAAGGCATTTTAACTTTTACAGGATTGTGCGGTGCATGGTTCGGCTACACGGCATATCATCTGGCAGGAAAATCGGTCCCATGGATGGCGGAGTGGATTCAGTCAGCAGGATTACTGGGAGCTGGTATATCGACACTGCTGGGAGCTGTAATGTTTATGGCTGTATGTAATATTGGTGGAACATTGATGGCAGACAGGCTGCATAGTGGAATTGATTCATTGGCAAAAGTACCTATGAACGAATTGGCTGCAGGTGCCGCAGGTACCGTTGCAGGATTGCTCGTGGCCTTGTTACTCTACCCTGTTGTGGGATGGATGGGGACGGCAGGAGAAGTGCTGCAAGTGGCGCTGACGGTGATTAGTGCTTATTCCGGTTATACCCTTGCCATGGCGAAGAAAGACGATCTGGGGGCCTTCTGGATGTCTGGACGATGGGGTCATCCCGAGGTGGACGAGGATAGACGGATGGAAGAACATAAAATTCTGGATACCAGTGTTATTATCGATGGGCGTATCGCTGATATATGCAAAACCGGATTTATTGAAGGCACGATCGTAATTCCGGAATTTGTTCTGGAGGAGTTACAGCATATTGCCGATTCATCGGATCTGCTCAAGCGGAACAGAGGACGGCGTGGACTGGACATTTTGAACAAAATCCAGAAGGAACTTGATGTAAAAGTCCTGATCTACGAGGGGGATTTCGAGGAAATCTCCGAGGTGGACAGCAAACTGGTTAAACTGGCTAAAGTGCTTCAGGGCAAAGTGGTCACCAATGACTTTAACCTGAACAAAGTGTGCGAACTCCAGGGTGTATCTGTGTTGAACATTAATGATCTCGCCAATGCGGTTAAGCCAGTTGTTCTGCCAGGTGAGGAGATCATGGTGCAGATCATCAAGGATGGCAAGGAGCATGGTCAAGGTGTAGCCTATCTGGATGATGGCACAATGATCGTTGTGGAAGGCGGACGCGAGTATATCGGCATGATGATGGAAGTGCTGGTGACCAGTGTGTTGCAGACTTCAGCGGGACGAATGATTTTTGCCAAGCCGAAACTGTTGGAAAAAGCCCAATAA
- the disA gene encoding DNA integrity scanning diadenylate cyclase DisA: MKDMSQLDNMNELLRLIAPGTPFREGLENVLRAKTGALLVVGYSPEVMEVVDGGFSINCDFSPNYLYELAKMDGAIILSEDLKRILYANTQLIPDSSISSSETGIRHRTAERVAKQTGKLVVSISQRRNIITLYQGTLRYSLKEIGVILTKANQAIQTLEKYKAVLTQSLTNLSASEFEELVTIPEVVNVIQRTEMVMRIKTEIKRYIHELGNEGRLISMQMEELVGTTEEEAWLLYKDYARDDSDDKIREIIVGLKRLSDDELLDAHHIVRLLGYPSSAATSEDSVAPRGFRVLNKIPRLPNVIIHNLVDQFEQLPHVIMATIEELDEVDGIGEVRARTIKEGLKRLQEQMFIDRQM; the protein is encoded by the coding sequence ATGAAAGATATGAGCCAACTGGATAATATGAATGAGTTGTTAAGGCTGATCGCACCAGGTACACCTTTCCGCGAAGGTCTGGAAAATGTGCTGCGCGCCAAAACGGGCGCACTGCTTGTTGTAGGATACAGCCCTGAAGTAATGGAAGTGGTGGATGGGGGATTCTCGATTAACTGTGATTTCTCCCCAAACTACCTGTACGAACTCGCCAAGATGGATGGTGCCATTATTCTTAGCGAAGATTTGAAGCGTATTCTTTACGCCAATACCCAGTTAATCCCAGATTCATCTATCTCTTCATCAGAGACGGGGATTCGTCACCGGACGGCAGAGCGTGTAGCAAAGCAAACGGGTAAATTGGTCGTATCCATATCACAGCGCCGGAATATCATTACTTTGTATCAGGGAACACTTCGTTATTCCCTCAAGGAAATCGGGGTTATTTTGACCAAAGCGAATCAAGCGATTCAAACCTTGGAGAAATACAAAGCTGTATTAACACAGTCCCTTACAAATCTGAGTGCCTCTGAATTTGAGGAACTGGTGACGATTCCTGAAGTGGTTAATGTAATTCAGCGTACCGAAATGGTGATGCGGATCAAAACGGAAATCAAACGTTACATTCATGAACTCGGGAATGAGGGACGACTCATTTCCATGCAAATGGAAGAACTCGTGGGTACAACGGAAGAAGAAGCCTGGTTATTGTATAAAGACTATGCCCGTGACGACAGTGATGACAAAATCCGTGAAATTATCGTGGGACTGAAAAGATTGTCGGACGATGAGTTGCTGGATGCACATCATATTGTCCGTCTGCTCGGCTATCCTTCATCAGCGGCTACTTCAGAGGATTCGGTTGCCCCTCGTGGATTCCGGGTATTAAATAAGATCCCCCGCCTGCCCAATGTCATTATCCATAATCTGGTGGATCAATTCGAACAATTGCCTCATGTTATTATGGCTACAATTGAAGAACTGGACGAAGTCGACGGTATTGGTGAAGTTCGTGCCCGGACCATTAAGGAAGGCCTCAAACGTTTGCAGGAGCAAATGTTTATCGACAGACAGATGTAA
- the cysE gene encoding serine O-acetyltransferase — MFKKIRSDIQAVFENDPAARGWFEVVFTYSGLHAIWAHRIAHFLYKRRWFSVARFISQVSRFMTGIEIHPGATIGNRLFIDHGMGVVIGETCEIGDDVVIYQGVTLGGTGKEKGKRHPTIGNNVVISSGAKVLGSFSVGDQCNIGANSVVLKEVPSNSTVVGIPGRIVKQDGRRVDRLSQQLPDPVVDSLRSMQKELERLQEEVRTLQNARENETVRDT, encoded by the coding sequence ATGTTCAAGAAGATCAGATCAGATATTCAGGCGGTGTTTGAAAACGATCCGGCGGCCAGAGGTTGGTTTGAGGTGGTATTCACCTACTCAGGGCTGCATGCGATATGGGCACACCGGATCGCTCATTTTTTATACAAGCGAAGATGGTTCTCGGTTGCCCGGTTCATTTCGCAGGTTAGCCGTTTTATGACAGGAATCGAGATACATCCTGGAGCTACGATCGGAAATCGGTTGTTTATTGACCATGGGATGGGCGTCGTTATTGGAGAAACATGTGAGATTGGCGATGATGTCGTTATCTATCAGGGGGTTACCCTGGGCGGAACAGGGAAAGAAAAAGGAAAGAGACATCCGACCATTGGTAATAATGTGGTTATCTCATCCGGAGCCAAGGTGCTGGGTTCATTTAGCGTGGGGGATCAGTGTAACATTGGTGCGAACTCTGTTGTGCTTAAGGAGGTCCCTTCCAATAGTACCGTGGTAGGTATACCGGGCAGAATTGTTAAACAGGATGGTCGACGAGTAGATCGCCTCAGTCAACAATTGCCCGATCCGGTCGTTGACTCCTTGCGCAGTATGCAAAAAGAACTCGAACGATTGCAGGAAGAAGTACGTACACTGCAGAATGCCCGTGAAAATGAGACTGTGCGTGATACGTGA
- the ispF gene encoding 2-C-methyl-D-erythritol 2,4-cyclodiphosphate synthase, with protein MIRVGQGFDVHQLVEGRPCIIGGVTIPYEKGLLGHSDADVLLHAISDAILGALALGDIGKHFPDTDPEFKDADSLKLLEHVWQLVKDRGYKLGNIDSTIIAQKPKMAPYIPQMAEVIAKALEADVTQVNVKATTTEQLGFPGRGEGIAAQSVVCLVRV; from the coding sequence ATGATACGTGTAGGACAGGGATTTGATGTACATCAGCTGGTAGAGGGACGCCCGTGCATTATTGGCGGAGTAACGATTCCTTATGAAAAAGGACTGCTGGGTCACTCGGACGCAGACGTGCTGTTGCACGCGATCAGTGATGCCATTTTGGGTGCGCTGGCACTTGGGGATATTGGCAAGCACTTCCCGGATACCGATCCGGAATTCAAGGATGCCGACAGCCTGAAATTGCTGGAGCATGTATGGCAGCTTGTGAAGGATCGCGGGTATAAGCTAGGGAATATCGATTCAACGATTATTGCCCAGAAGCCAAAGATGGCTCCTTATATCCCGCAGATGGCTGAGGTTATTGCCAAGGCACTGGAAGCGGATGTAACGCAGGTGAACGTGAAAGCAACAACGACAGAGCAACTGGGATTCCCGGGACGGGGAGAGGGCATTGCCGCTCAATCCGTTGTTTGCCTTGTACGTGTGTGA
- the radA gene encoding DNA repair protein RadA, producing the protein MAKVKTKFQCTECGYEAPKWYGKCPGCQSWNSMVEETETVVKTQGRNSPLFDSKDKPLPIIDIDSGQEPRVQTGIGELNRVLGGGIVPGSLVLVGGDPGIGKSTLMLQTSHALTHSGLRVLYVSGEESVKQTKLRADRLGALSAELYVLCETNMERVEEAVDQIQPHFLVIDSIQTVYLPEVTSAPGSVAQVRECTSRFMRIAKGRGIATVLVGHVTKEGAIAGPRMLEHMVDCVLYFEGERHHTYRLLRAVKNRFGSTNEIGIFEMGEDGLREVGNPSELFLSERPLGVAGSTVVASMEGTRPLLVELQALISTTHFPSPRRMATGVDLHRLNLIIAVLEKRMGMFLQTQDAYLNVAGGVRLDEPAVDLAVAVSIASSLRDVPTKPDDVIFGEIGLTGEVRAVSRAEQRVKEAAKLGFKRVILPEKSLKGWKHPRGIQLIGVNTVADALAVALD; encoded by the coding sequence GTGGCCAAAGTTAAAACCAAGTTTCAATGTACGGAATGCGGCTATGAAGCCCCCAAGTGGTACGGTAAGTGTCCAGGTTGTCAGTCATGGAATTCAATGGTGGAAGAAACAGAGACGGTGGTCAAAACACAAGGGAGAAATTCTCCTCTGTTTGACAGTAAAGATAAACCGCTTCCTATCATAGATATAGATAGCGGTCAGGAACCGCGTGTACAGACTGGAATCGGAGAGTTGAACCGGGTATTGGGTGGCGGAATCGTTCCGGGTTCACTCGTTCTAGTGGGCGGAGATCCGGGTATTGGGAAATCAACGTTGATGTTGCAGACATCTCATGCTTTGACGCATTCGGGTTTGCGTGTGTTATATGTTTCCGGTGAGGAATCAGTCAAACAAACCAAATTGCGGGCAGACCGCCTCGGGGCACTCTCTGCCGAGTTGTATGTACTGTGTGAAACCAATATGGAACGTGTAGAGGAAGCGGTGGATCAGATCCAGCCGCATTTTCTTGTCATCGACTCCATTCAGACGGTATATCTTCCCGAAGTTACCAGTGCGCCGGGTAGTGTAGCACAGGTAAGGGAATGTACGTCAAGGTTCATGCGGATTGCCAAAGGCAGAGGCATTGCAACGGTTCTTGTGGGGCATGTTACCAAAGAAGGTGCCATTGCCGGTCCACGTATGTTAGAACATATGGTGGATTGCGTGCTTTATTTTGAAGGAGAACGGCATCATACGTATCGCCTGTTGCGTGCGGTGAAGAACCGTTTTGGTTCCACCAATGAGATTGGCATTTTTGAAATGGGTGAGGATGGACTTCGTGAGGTGGGCAATCCGTCCGAACTCTTTTTGTCGGAACGTCCACTAGGGGTAGCAGGTTCAACGGTAGTTGCCAGTATGGAGGGTACACGCCCTCTGCTCGTGGAATTGCAGGCGTTGATCTCGACGACCCATTTCCCTTCTCCCCGCCGTATGGCAACAGGGGTAGATCTGCACCGATTAAATCTGATCATTGCAGTGCTGGAGAAACGGATGGGGATGTTTTTACAGACCCAGGATGCATATCTGAACGTGGCTGGTGGAGTACGGTTGGATGAGCCCGCTGTAGATTTGGCGGTTGCCGTCAGCATTGCATCCAGTTTGAGAGATGTACCGACCAAGCCGGACGACGTCATCTTTGGCGAGATCGGTCTGACAGGTGAAGTTCGAGCCGTATCACGGGCCGAACAACGAGTGAAGGAAGCCGCAAAGCTGGGCTTCAAACGAGTCATTTTACCAGAAAAAAGCTTAAAGGGCTGGAAACATCCTCGCGGGATACAACTGATCGGTGTGAATACCGTGGCAGATGCACTAGCGGTTGCTTTAGATTAG